From the Lolium rigidum isolate FL_2022 chromosome 2, APGP_CSIRO_Lrig_0.1, whole genome shotgun sequence genome, one window contains:
- the LOC124687564 gene encoding protein PEROXIN-4-like — protein MQASRARLFKEYKEVQREKSADPDIQLICDDSNIFKWTALIKGPSETPFEGGVFQLAFSIPEQYPLLPPQVRFMTKIFHPNVHFKTGEICLDILKNAWSPAWTLQSVCRAIIALMAHPEADSPLNCDSGNLLRSGDIRGYQSMARMYTRLAAMPKKD, from the exons ATGCAG GCATCTAGAGCTAGGCTCTTCAAGGAGTACAAGGAGGTGCAGCGAGAAAAGTCAGCGGACCCAGATATCCAATTAATCTGCGATGATTCAAATATATTCAAGTGGACTGCTCTAATCAAG GGCCCATCAGAGACACCTTTTGAAGGCGGTGTATTTCAACTCGCATTCTCAATTCCTGAGCAGTACCCTCTGCTGCCTCCACAAGTCCGCTTCATGACCAAAATTTTCCACCCAAATGTTCACTTCAAG ACAGGTGAAATATGCTTGGATATATTGAAGAATGCTTGGAGCCCTGCATGGACCTTACAATCTGTTTGCAGAGCCATAATTGCTTTGATGGCCCATCCAGAAGCAGATAGCCCACTTAACTGTGACTCAG GTAATCTCCTGCGCTCAGGCGATATTAGAGGCTATCAATCTATGGCACGGATGTATACTAGGCTAgctgccatgccaaagaaagattaG